The window CGATTTTAGCCCAGAAGAAGAATATCCACAAGATGAAAATAGTGAAGTTGATTCGAGTGAGAGCGATCAAGCCCAAGATCAGCTCGGCCAAGAAACAGATGACGAAGATGTTGAAATAGTCGGTGATTACAATTATGAATTAATAAGTCAGGGAGATCAGGATTTAATTTTACAATCAGAGCAGATGACGGAAGTTAAATTAGAGATAAAAAATATCGGTCAACAAGTGTGGCAACAAGATTTAATTTCTTTAAATTTAGATTTATATAAAAGCTCTGATGCGAGTTTATTTTATAACTCAACTTGGTTAACTTTTTTGCGACCGACCAAGTTAGATCAAAATGAAATTGCTAGCGGTCAAATTGGCAGTTTTACTTTTCAAATTCAAGCACCGGAAAATTTAACCCAACAAACTCAAAATTATACTCTTTATTTTAGACCAGTTTATCAGGCTGGTGGTGGTTTTTATTGGCTAGGCAGTGATATTAATTTACACTGGAATGTTGCGGTTGAACCAGAAGTTGAGGAGGTAGATGAAGAATCGGAAGATGCGCTCATAGACGAAGAAAATTTAACGCAAGATCAAGAACAAAATCAAGATTTGAATAATGACCAGGCACAACAAGACGAACAAGAACAAGATGAGCCAGAAGAAGAAAATCAAGACGTAGCTGGAGATGAAGAAGAATATAATAATCAAAACGAAGAAGAAAGTCAAAGTGAAGATGATCAAGATCAAGAACAAGATGGAGAAAATCAAGATCAAAACAATGATCAAAATCCTTATTATCCGCGACGGGGTGATAGTATAGAGCCGGAAACTAGGATTTTAACTTATCCGGCCAACCCGACTGAATTAACCCAAGCCGAATTTACTTTTGAGGCTAACGAAACGGCTGGTTTTGAATGTAGTTTAGATGGAGCTAATTTTGATGAATGTTTTAGTCCTCAGATTTTTACTGACTTAGTTGCTGGTCAACATATTTTCAAAGTTAGAGCAACAGATTCTTCAGGTAATCAAGAAGATCCAGCCCAAGAATATATTTGGGAAATTATTCAACCAGAACCAGAAATAGCCATCAATGAAATTGCTTGGATGGGGACGCCAGCTGATGCCAATGACGAATGGATTGAATTATATAATCCCAACATTGAACCAATCGATTTAACTGGCTGGACATTGACGGCAGTTGATGGCACGCCGACAATTGATTTAGAGGGATATATTTTGGGTTATGAATATTTTATTTTAGAAAGAATGGATGAAACCACCTTAAAAAATATCAGTGCTGATCAAATTTATACCGGCGTTTTGAGTAATACGGGTGAAAACTTAGAATTGAAAGACGCTGATGGTAATTTAATTGATTCGGTGGATTGTTCTGGGGGTTGGTTTGCTGGCGATAATGATACTAAAGCTTCGATGGAGCGCGTTGATTTTCGCGCTGCGGGTAGTCAAGCTGGGAATTGGTTAAGTAATGACGGGGAGTTAGAAACCGGCAAAGATTTAAATAATCAAGTTTTTTCTGCCACGCCTAAATATGTTAATACGGCACACGGGTTGCAAGATTCTGCCACTTTGACTACACTTCCAGCACAAATATCAGTAGATACAACTTTAACTTTAGCCGAAAGTCCCTATTTTGTTTCGGGTTATAATGGATTAAGAATTGATTCTGGAGCCATTTTAACAATTGAACCAGGCGTTGTCGTTAAATTTAACACGCCGGGACGCGGTTCTGCCTGTGATGCCAGCGAAGTCAAAATTTATGGTCAATTAATTGCCCGTGGAACACCGGAGGCGCCAATTGTTTTTACCTCGGCCTTTGACCCAGATTATTATCCACTTAACCAGTGGTCCAGTTTTTGTTCAAAACAGTCGTGGGGCGGCATTGATGTTTACGGACAAGCCGATTTTGAAAATGTTATTTTTAAATATGGGCAAGCCTTTACTTCGGCTACCGGTTTTTTAAAAGTTAACGACCCCGCCAGAATCAGTTTGCTTTCGACTAAATTAGGAGCCGTCAGTGGCACGCAAATTTATTTAAAAACATCTGCCACGATAGATTTAGAAAATAATCAAATTGTCGGACAAATAGATTCGTCAACCGGCATTAAAATTGACGACCCAACAATTTTAAATTTAACTGGTAATAATTTAAAATATCTATCGACTACCATAGATATAAGGGGTGAGGCGGTTGTCGAGGCGAAAAACAATCTTTTTAGCCATAACAATAAGCCACTTTACAAAACAGTCAGTAGCACCTTAAATTTAGAAAATAATACTTATGAAGAAAACACCAATAACGTGGTTTGGCTGGCAGGCAGTGATGATGATTTATGGATGACCAATCAGCAGACTTGGTCTGATGAGCTACCTTATTATTTATTTAATGGCTTAGGAATTAGAAGTGGGGCTGAGTTGACTTTATTACCTGGTGTTATTATTAAATTTGGGCCACGAAAGTATGAGTGTATGTTGGGGAGTTGTGGTTGTAATCCTGCTCAGTTGATAGCCAATGGAAAATTAATTGCTCAGGGCACGTCTGACCAACCGATTATTTTTACAAGTTTTGACGACACTGACTATGCTGGTGAGGTTGACACGGTTGCAAATAGCCATTGCGCTAGTAATAGCCATTGGGGACAGATGAAAATTTCTGCCGGACAGGGGTCAATTTTAGAAAATGCGGTTATAAAAAACGGTGGCAATACTTCGGCGACTTTTTTCTCGTCTTCTGGTAGCGCCGCGCTAGAAATTAAAAATGAATCGTCGTTATTAAATATCAGCCATATTAGCTTTATTAATAATGAAAATCCGTTATATTTATACGGCAATGGTGATCTTAATTTGGATAGTTGTGTTTTTGAAAATAATGATAAGCCGATTCATATTGAAAATTCTGTCGGCAAGGTAGTTAATAATCAGTTTGTTAATAATCCGCAAGCGATGACAATCCATAATAATTCTGGATTAGATATTTCAAATAATACCAGCGATCAACCGGCAATTATTAATTATTTGACAAATTTTACTTCTCATGGTGACCCTGAGCCAAGTCAAATTGTAGCTCCAACTCATTGGGGTTTTAATACTAATATGGTTTATTTAATCAAAGGTCATTTGGATGTACATGATAAATTAACAATTGATCCGGGCGTAGTAGTAAAATTAACAAATTCGGGTAGTAGAAAGGGATCGATTTATGTTTTAGAAGATGAAATTTTAGGTAATGGTCAGATCTTGGCGCAAGGCGCGGTTGGTAATGAAATTGTGTTTACTTCTTATTATGATGATGAATATGGCGGGGATACTAATGGCGATGCTGACGCGACTTTACCCAATCCGGCTAATTGGGGTAGTTTATATTCTTACACCGATGGTAATATTTTTGATTATGTTAAAGTGCGTTACGGCGGTAATGCTGATGGCCGGAACAACAGCCGTAGCCTAATTACAGCTTATAATTCTACGCCACAAATTAGCAATAGTTTGATTGAAAATTCAGATATTTATGGTATTAAAGCTTCTGGCGACGCCTTGAATCAGATGATAATTCAAAACAACACTATTCAAAACAATGAATATGGAATTTATCTTGGTTCGACAATACCGGAAGTTATCATCAATCAAAATAATATTGTAAATAACACCAGTTATGGTGTTTATAATCGCAGTGGTAAGCTGGTAAACGCCCAAGAAAATTGGTGGGGCGATACTACCGGGCCACGACACGATAGTAATTCCGAAGGCTTGGGTGACAAAGTCAGCGATAATGTTGATTTTTCTAATTGGTTAACAGAAGAATTATAATGCTTAAATGTCTCTTACTTTTTTCCGGTGGACTAGATTCAATTCTAGCAGTTAAAGTTTTAGAAAAACAAAAGATTAAAGTAACTCTGATTTTTTTTAAGAGTTATTTTTTTGATGCGCAAAAGGCCAAAAAAGTAGCACAAGAATTAGGTTATAAATTAAAAGTCATTGATTTCGGTGATGAACATTTTAAAAAAGTTAAAAAACCACAACATGGTTATGGAAAAAATATGAATCCATGTTTAGACTGTCATTTGTTAATGCTTAAAAAAGCTAAAGAATTAATGCAAAAAGAAAAATATGATTTTATAGCCACGGGCGAGGTTTTGGGTCAACGACCAATGACACAAACCAAACATAATTTACAATTTTTAACCGATAAATCGGATTTAAAAAATAAATTATTACGTCCATTATCAGCACAACTCTTAGAACCGCTTGATTTAGAGAAATCGGGCCACATTGATCGTTTAAAATTATTAAATTTTCAAGGTAGAACGCGTAAGCCACAGATGCGACTGGCTAAAGAATCAAAAATTAAAAATTATCCTCATCCGGCGGGTGGTTGTTTATTAACCGATGAAAAGTTTTCAGGGCGTTTGAAAAATTTATTAAAAAATAAAAATAAAATTACAAAAGATGATATTGAATTATTAAAATATGGACGACACTTTTGGCTAAATAAAAATTTAATTGTAATCGGTCGACACCAAGAAGACAATCGGCACATTTTAAAATTAGCTCAACTGCAAGATTGGGTTTTACAATTAAAAAATTTTAAAGGACCGATTGGTTTAATTAGGGGGAGTAAAATTAATCAACAAATTTTAAAGTTAGTTAGTCAAAGTTTGGCTTGGTATCATACTCAAGCTAGGCAAAAAAAAGAAGTTAAAGTTCAAATTAGAAAAGATGACAAAATAAATATTATAATAATTAATCCACACCAAAGCTTGACTTTAAAATAAAATTTATTTAATATAGAATATAGATTTTGAAAAATTAATTTATTATGAATCTTATTTAAACGAACAAGATGCTAGACAAAGAGAGAAGTTTTTAAAGTCCGGGCGTGGTCGAGAAATAATCAATAAACAGTTGGAAAAGACTTTGAAAAATATAAAAATATGATTAACTAGCGGGCGTCGTATAGTGGCTATTATACCTCCTTGCCAAGGAGGTGACGTCCGCCGACTCGGCGGATCGCCCGCACCACATAATTTAAAAATGAAATTTTATTACGTTTACATATTATTAAGTTTAAAAGATAAACGTTTTTATAAAGGATTTACTACGGATTTAAAAGACAGATTAGAACATCATAATAAGGGATTAAACGAATCTACTAAAAACAGAAGACCATTGAAATTAATTTATTATGAATCTTATTTAAACGAACAAGATGCTAGACAAAGAGAGAAGTTTTTAAAGTCCGGGCGTGGTCGAGAAATAATCAATAAACAGTTGGAAAAGACTTTGAAAAATATAAAAANNNNNNNNNNNNNNNNNNNNNNNNNNNNNNNNNNNNNNNNNNNNNNNNNNNNNNNNNNNNNNNNNNNNNNNNNNNNNNNNNNNNNNNNNNNNNNNNNNNNTATGATTAACTAGCGGGCGTCGTATAGTGGCTATTATACCTCCTTGCCAAGGAGGTGACGGCAGTTCGATTCTGCTCGCCCGCTCCATTTTAATCGCACAAGGTGACGTCCGCCGACTCGGCGGATCACCCGCTCCATAACAATTTATAATCTATAACTAACAACTTATAACTTATAACTTCAGGGAAAAAAGTTATTGGTTGCAAGTTGTTAGTTATAACTTAACATGCCGGGGTGGTGGAATTGGTAGACACGCAAGACTTAAAATCTTGTGACAGCAATGTCGCGCGGGTTCGAGTCCCGCTCCCGGCATTTTTTGTTTCAAAAATGTATAATATAAAAGATTTTATATAAAGGTTTTTATCCATTTGACATATTTAAAATATGTGTTATACTAAAATGTAGTACATTTAAAATAATAATCAAATATTGGTATTGGTTACAGCCATAAAATTCCTAAAAATTAGGCATTTTATGGCTGTAACCATGAAGGCTATAGTTCTGGTCCGGATTAGGGCAAAATAAAAAGCGCAAATAAGCGCAAGGAGGAAATCATGGATGAAAGATTTGCATCTTCCAATCTGACACTGGGTCAAATGAATGCCATTGTCAAACTACTTGGCGGTTACGAAAGGGCGCTCAGCTTTCTGCGAGGTGAACTCTTGGTTGTGGAACCTGAAAGAAAATGGCACGAGCGAGACGGTATCATCTATTTTTCTGTTGCCAGCGATGGCACAACAGGAGAAGGATGGATAAAGCGTCTCGAAGACCAAGGCTTCAATGTTAGCGATTACGCCCAAAGCGTACTTCGTTCACCGGATTTCAAACCGACGAAGGGAGTGACAAGAAAAATCGCTATCATCAGGGGTACAACCTGGGATGATAGAGATAGGACCACCAAAAACATCCGTGCCAAGGCATCAGAGCTTGGCTTTACCACCCCAAGTGGTGAAGTCGCCTGCCTTATCAGAGAGCGATTCTCTGACGAGGAGATTAAAGCCATGGGCCTTTGGTGGATTGTCACCATGCACGAGCCCATTTATGTTGACGGCGATCCGTTGCTACTCCGCTCTGACAGTGATGGCGCTGGTTCCCGGTTGGGCACGCTCTATGACAGGCCCGGCGGTGGGTGGAGCCGTGGCAATGGGTTCGCTTTCGAGGTCCCGCAAGTTTCTGGCTCTTAGGGCTTTGGATCTTTGAGTTCTTGAACTTGGAATTTTAGCCCTTGGGTTCTTTGCCCTTTGGATTTTTAACAATTTAACATCTCGGAATGTTTTAACATCCCGAGATTTTTTTTAAAAAATATGGTAAGATAAATATAGTGAAAGCGAATATGTCATTGATTAAGATTAATGACCGCTTTCATTAGTATTTAAATTTCGAGAATATCCCCAATCAAGGTTGCGGATAGAGAGAAGTTAAAATACTCTAGAAATAAGAAACTTGGTACAAAATATTATGGCATATATGATGCCGAATAAGATTCAGTCCATTCAAGTATTTGAAGGACAGTGACAATGATGGTATTTTGTATAATTCTGACGGCGATCCGTTGCTACTCAACTCTGACAGTGATGGCGCTGGTTCCCGGTTGAACACGAACTATGACAGGCCCGGCAGTAGGTGGAGCCGTGGCAATGGGTTCGCTTTCGAGGTCTCGCAAGTTTTTAAAACTCTTCTATTTTTTTATAGAAGAGTTTTGTTGTTTTATAATTTGTCCACTCCAGCCACCTAGCATTCTGCCGATTTCATCAATTTTTTCCGAAATTGCTAAATATTTTTTGTTGTCCAACGATTTTGTCTCCCAGAGAATAAGAAAGAGTAGTTTGAGAGTATCTGTTTTTCTGATGGCTAATTTAATATAAGGCAATTTTTCTTCCTTGGCTACATATAACGCGCCAGCAATTATTTCTATAGTTTCTATCAAAAAATTATCAACTTTTATACCAAGACTAAATCTATGTTCTTTCGGAATAGTTTTATAATAGCTATACCAAATAAGATATAAATCTTTAAATTTTTGTAACAATGGTGCTAGTCGAAAAATTAGAGGAGAGGTAGAATTAGAAGTATGAAGATTAAAAGTATTCATAAATTTGAAGATATTATAAATGTTGAAAATTTATTTATCGCTTGGAATGAATTTTTGTGTGGTAAGCGAAATCGACTTGATGTTCAGATATTTGGGTGTAATTTAATGGATAATATTTTTAAGTTGCATTATGATTTAGTATATCATAATTATAAGCACGATAGATATAAGGCATTTAAGGTTTTTGATCCAAAAATTAGAAATATTCATAAAGCGAGTGTGCGCGATCGTTTATTACACCATGCAATATGTCGGCAATTATATCCCTTTTTTGATAAGAAATTTATTTTTGATAGTTATTCCTGCCGAGTAGGGAAAGGAACGCATAAAGCCGTGTCAAGATTTAGATATTTTTTTCTTAAAGCGAGTAAAAATAATACAAGAACATGTTGGGTACTTAAAGGAGATATTAAAAAATTTTTTGCTAGCATTGATCACGAAATACTAATCAATATGTTAAGAGAATATATTTTTGATAATAATATTATTTGGTTGTTAGATAATATTGTTAGTAGTTTTCAGATAGAAGAAGGTAAGGGGTTGCCATTAGGTAATCTTACTTCTCAGCTTTTTTCAAATATTTATCTCAATAAGTTTGATCAATTTATGAAACATGAAATTAAAGCAAAATTTTATATTCGTTATGTTGATGACTTTATAATTTTATCAGATAATAAAAAATGGCTTGAAACCCAAATTAACTTGATTAAAAATTTTTTATTAACAGAACTTAAATTGAATATCCATTCTCAAAAAACATTTATTAAAACAGTGGCTTCGGGTGTGGATTTTTTAGGATGGATAAACTTTTCAGATCATAGAATTTTAAGAAGATCTACAAAACAAAGAATGCTTCAAAAAATGAAATGTGGTATTTCAAGAGAATCTATAAGTTCTTATTTGGGTTTAATCAAACATGGAAATAGTAACAAAATCAAGGCAAAGTTTTTAACTTTTTATCAGTAGTTTATATTTTGAGTTAAGTTTGGTGTGCCGTCCGCTGATTCGGCGGATTATCCGCTCCCGGCATTTTTTTATTTCAAAAATTTTATCCACAGATAAACGGTTTACAAAAATAATATTTCTGTTAAGATAATTAAACGAAATTTAACGGCTCGTTTCTCCTAATAATTTGTTTTGGGTTACAAAATTGTCCATTACAAATGTTTTTAATGAATCGTCTAAATCAGGCTAAACTGGTAATAGTCCCTGTCTTAACCCTAGGAATTAGGGATTCTGGTTTAGTCAATTGTAGGACAACTTTTCCAAAAGGAAAGTGAACTGTGAAAAGCAGGTGCGTAGAAACTGAAAGAGGAACGAGCCATAAAATAATTTGTTTAATTTTTAAGGAGGGAGGAAAAATTTTTCCTACAACAAAGTTCATTTAAAATGGGCGACCAATGGGTCGCCCTTGTTATATCTTGACAAATTTTTTAAAATATGCTAGGATAAATAAAAAATGTTCTTTTAAAACAAGGAGGGGAATAATGAAAAATTTAATCCTAGCAACGTTGTTGACGACAATTTTCTTTTCTAGCTTGATTTATGCCCAAGGCATAGAAATAAAATTAGAAAAAGATAATAGCATGATAAAGCGCGAGGAGGTTGATTCAATTCTGGTTGAAATTAAAGAAATATCAATCAGCGCCTGGCAAAACAAGATAAAGCCTATTTTTACACAATTCGAGTATGAGTATGTGGTGACGGGATTCTATCCGATGATAGTGACTAACACGGGTGAATTTAATTTTTTATTAAATGCCTTTGCTATAAGAGTCTTGATCCCCGAAACCCCATTGTATGTGGCGATACCAATAGATATCGCCATGATCAATTCCTATGATTTACATCACGGCGATAAAGGATTATTATTGGGTATAGAGTTGGGAGCTCAGTTGTCGCTTGAGGATTGGGATAAAACTACTTTAATTCTTTTTACTAAAAAAAGTGGTTCGTTCCTTATCGGCGATGATAAAGAAAAAAGGGAAAAATTTTATCGTCGCGAATCCTGTAATTTCTACGGAGTTGGTGTCCGCAGAAGAGTGGGCGTGTTTGAAGGGTTTGATTTGGAGACACCTCTTGATCTAGAGTTTAAATTTTTTTTAGCTTCAACAATTGATACCAAAAAAAATTCTCTGGGTTTCAGAGATATTGATTTGGCTGGCTTCGGTGTCAGTATGATTTGGCAAATTTCTCCCTTCACTCTTTAAATGGAAATAAAGAATAGCCGCTTTCGGGCGGCTTTTACTTTTTTAAATTTTCTAAAATATTTTGATCGACTTGCTGTAAAATTATTTTTTTAAATTGGCTAGTTTGACCTTGGAGAATTTTGATCTGTGATTTTTTTAACTTTAATTTATCAGCTAAAAATTGAATTAGCATTTGATTAGCTTTACCGTCAATTGGCGGTGCCTGGATTTTAATTTTTAATAAATTTTCTTCAGAATTAAAAATATTTTTTTGCCAACCTAAAATTTCGTTATGTTTGGCGTTGGGAGTTATTTTTAAATTTAATTCAATATCAGACATTAGATTATTTTTTCTATGGCTTGAGAAAGGGTTTTAATCTGAATTATTTCGTTTGAAGATTTTTCAATTTTTTGTTCAGCTGATAAAATAAATTTTTTAAAACCTAATTTTTTAGCTTCTTGTAAACGACGGTCGACATAGCTAATGGTGCGAATTTCTCCACCCAAGCCAACTTCACCCAAAGCGATTGAATCAGCTGGTAGGGATTTATTTTTAAAGGCTGAAACAATAGCTAAACATACAGCCAGATCAACGCCAGTTTCTTGAATTTTAATACCACCAGCAATATTTAAATAAACATCTTGATTGGCCAAACTTAATTGGCAACGTTTTTGTAAAACAGCAATTAATAATTGTAAACGATTGTAATCAAAGCCCGTGGCTTTACGTTGTGGGTAACCAAAATTAGTGCGTGAACATAGGGCTTGGATTTCAATTAAAAACGGTCGACTACCCTCCATAATGACTGAAATAACTGAGCCAGGCAATTTTTCTTGGTTAGATTGAATAAAAATTTGAGATGGATTTTTAACTTCGACTAGGCCTTGGTTTTGCATATCAAAAATTCCAACCTCATTAGTCGTGCCGAAACGATTTTTAACACTACGCAAAATTCTAAAATGGTGTAAAGGATCGCCCTCTAAATATAAAACAGTATCAACTAAATGTTCTAAGGTTTTAGGCCCAGCAACTTCACCTTCTTTAGTCACATGGCCGATAATAAAAATAGGAATATGATTTTTTTTAGCAGTTTCTAAAAGTTTAACAGTGCAAGCCCGCACTTGATTAATACTGCCGGCGCCAGATGGAATATCAGCAAAATAAATAGTTTGGATAGAGTCAATAATAGCTAAACTGGGTTGATTTTTTTCGATTGTGGCACAAATAGTTTCAATATCTGTTTCGCCTAAAAATTGTAAATTTTGGCTAGGTAATTTTAAACGGTCGATGCGAGTTTTAATTTGTTGAGCGGATTCTTCGCCTGAGACATATAAAACTTGATTTTTATTTTGTTGCGCGATTTGACTAGCAATTTGTAAAACCAAAGTACTTTTACCGATACCTGGTTCGCCACCAATTAAAATTAAACTACCCGGCACAAGTCCGCCACCTAATACTCGATCAAGCTCTTCGGTTTGACTTCTAAGGCGACTAAAATTTTTCATTTCAATTTTATCAAAATCAATAGTTTGTCCTGGCTGGATGTTTATTTTTTGAAGAGAGTTTTTAGATTTATTAATAATGTCTTCTTCAAGTGTTCCCCAAGAACCACACTCAAGACAACGCCCTTGCCATTTGGGAGATTGTGCGCCACATTTTGAGCATGTATAGATAGTTTGAGTAGACATAGATTGTTATATTAATTATTATGGGGGATCTAAGCCAAGGTCACATCCACAGCCAGCTGCTTCGCCAACACTAATATGTAGGTGGTCACCCTCATTTAAAAAAGCACTGGCGCCACATTTTTTAGCGGCATCGCGTAGATTGGCGGCTGGATCTTCACCTAAGCGAAAACTGAAATCGGCCGCATATGATTGGCCAACACAGTTACGACCACCGTAGTGACAAGAATTAATAGAATGGGCACAAGCGGACGTATAACCACCAGCAGACCAAACTTGGCAGTTTCCCCGAAGGATAGCATTATCAGAGATAGAAGTAATTCTATATTCTCCGAGGCC of the Patescibacteria group bacterium genome contains:
- a CDS encoding tRNA 4-thiouridine(8) synthase ThiI, coding for MLKCLLLFSGGLDSILAVKVLEKQKIKVTLIFFKSYFFDAQKAKKVAQELGYKLKVIDFGDEHFKKVKKPQHGYGKNMNPCLDCHLLMLKKAKELMQKEKYDFIATGEVLGQRPMTQTKHNLQFLTDKSDLKNKLLRPLSAQLLEPLDLEKSGHIDRLKLLNFQGRTRKPQMRLAKESKIKNYPHPAGGCLLTDEKFSGRLKNLLKNKNKITKDDIELLKYGRHFWLNKNLIVIGRHQEDNRHILKLAQLQDWVLQLKNFKGPIGLIRGSKINQQILKLVSQSLAWYHTQARQKKEVKVQIRKDDKINIIIINPHQSLTLK
- a CDS encoding GIY-YIG nuclease family protein; the encoded protein is MKFYYVYILLSLKDKRFYKGFTTDLKDRLEHHNKGLNESTKNRRPLKLIYYESYLNEQDARQREKFLKSGRGREIINKQLEKTLKNIK
- a CDS encoding peptidoglycan DD-metalloendopeptidase family protein; this encodes MPYKQGEKFLVTQAYNTTFTHKSGGKDAFALDFALNGCEIYGKEVLSVYKGNVLKVNNIEEYYSDYGNYVDLMHNGIVSRYAHLESFVVKKGQDIKQGQLIGYVGDTGFVKGQACPEHPGAHLHFAMYQQQGDKLVAYKPEPMSGYTDFQAGNWYTSDNELYEEENIENLESKDAGEQENQNQDQNQDENQPISWWSKISNFFKNLWGDVETFFTDLDIDFSPEEEYPQDENSEVDSSESDQAQDQLGQETDDEDVEIVGDYNYELISQGDQDLILQSEQMTEVKLEIKNIGQQVWQQDLISLNLDLYKSSDASLFYNSTWLTFLRPTKLDQNEIASGQIGSFTFQIQAPENLTQQTQNYTLYFRPVYQAGGGFYWLGSDINLHWNVAVEPEVEEVDEESEDALIDEENLTQDQEQNQDLNNDQAQQDEQEQDEPEEENQDVAGDEEEYNNQNEEESQSEDDQDQEQDGENQDQNNDQNPYYPRRGDSIEPETRILTYPANPTELTQAEFTFEANETAGFECSLDGANFDECFSPQIFTDLVAGQHIFKVRATDSSGNQEDPAQEYIWEIIQPEPEIAINEIAWMGTPADANDEWIELYNPNIEPIDLTGWTLTAVDGTPTIDLEGYILGYEYFILERMDETTLKNISADQIYTGVLSNTGENLELKDADGNLIDSVDCSGGWFAGDNDTKASMERVDFRAAGSQAGNWLSNDGELETGKDLNNQVFSATPKYVNTAHGLQDSATLTTLPAQISVDTTLTLAESPYFVSGYNGLRIDSGAILTIEPGVVVKFNTPGRGSACDASEVKIYGQLIARGTPEAPIVFTSAFDPDYYPLNQWSSFCSKQSWGGIDVYGQADFENVIFKYGQAFTSATGFLKVNDPARISLLSTKLGAVSGTQIYLKTSATIDLENNQIVGQIDSSTGIKIDDPTILNLTGNNLKYLSTTIDIRGEAVVEAKNNLFSHNNKPLYKTVSSTLNLENNTYEENTNNVVWLAGSDDDLWMTNQQTWSDELPYYLFNGLGIRSGAELTLLPGVIIKFGPRKYECMLGSCGCNPAQLIANGKLIAQGTSDQPIIFTSFDDTDYAGEVDTVANSHCASNSHWGQMKISAGQGSILENAVIKNGGNTSATFFSSSGSAALEIKNESSLLNISHISFINNENPLYLYGNGDLNLDSCVFENNDKPIHIENSVGKVVNNQFVNNPQAMTIHNNSGLDISNNTSDQPAIINYLTNFTSHGDPEPSQIVAPTHWGFNTNMVYLIKGHLDVHDKLTIDPGVVVKLTNSGSRKGSIYVLEDEILGNGQILAQGAVGNEIVFTSYYDDEYGGDTNGDADATLPNPANWGSLYSYTDGNIFDYVKVRYGGNADGRNNSRSLITAYNSTPQISNSLIENSDIYGIKASGDALNQMIIQNNTIQNNEYGIYLGSTIPEVIINQNNIVNNTSYGVYNRSGKLVNAQENWWGDTTGPRHDSNSEGLGDKVSDNVDFSNWLTEEL
- a CDS encoding DUF167 domain-containing protein gives rise to the protein MSDIELNLKITPNAKHNEILGWQKNIFNSEENLLKIKIQAPPIDGKANQMLIQFLADKLKLKKSQIKILQGQTSQFKKIILQQVDQNILENLKK
- a CDS encoding four helix bundle protein, whose protein sequence is MNTFNLHTSNSTSPLIFRLAPLLQKFKDLYLIWYSYYKTIPKEHRFSLGIKVDNFLIETIEIIAGALYVAKEEKLPYIKLAIRKTDTLKLLFLILWETKSLDNKKYLAISEKIDEIGRMLGGWSGQIIKQQNSSIKK
- a CDS encoding reverse transcriptase/maturase family protein translates to MKIKSIHKFEDIINVENLFIAWNEFLCGKRNRLDVQIFGCNLMDNIFKLHYDLVYHNYKHDRYKAFKVFDPKIRNIHKASVRDRLLHHAICRQLYPFFDKKFIFDSYSCRVGKGTHKAVSRFRYFFLKASKNNTRTCWVLKGDIKKFFASIDHEILINMLREYIFDNNIIWLLDNIVSSFQIEEGKGLPLGNLTSQLFSNIYLNKFDQFMKHEIKAKFYIRYVDDFIILSDNKKWLETQINLIKNFLLTELKLNIHSQKTFIKTVASGVDFLGWINFSDHRILRRSTKQRMLQKMKCGISRESISSYLGLIKHGNSNKIKAKFLTFYQ
- the radA gene encoding DNA repair protein RadA, whose product is MSTQTIYTCSKCGAQSPKWQGRCLECGSWGTLEEDIINKSKNSLQKINIQPGQTIDFDKIEMKNFSRLRSQTEELDRVLGGGLVPGSLILIGGEPGIGKSTLVLQIASQIAQQNKNQVLYVSGEESAQQIKTRIDRLKLPSQNLQFLGETDIETICATIEKNQPSLAIIDSIQTIYFADIPSGAGSINQVRACTVKLLETAKKNHIPIFIIGHVTKEGEVAGPKTLEHLVDTVLYLEGDPLHHFRILRSVKNRFGTTNEVGIFDMQNQGLVEVKNPSQIFIQSNQEKLPGSVISVIMEGSRPFLIEIQALCSRTNFGYPQRKATGFDYNRLQLLIAVLQKRCQLSLANQDVYLNIAGGIKIQETGVDLAVCLAIVSAFKNKSLPADSIALGEVGLGGEIRTISYVDRRLQEAKKLGFKKFILSAEQKIEKSSNEIIQIKTLSQAIEKII